One genomic segment of Carassius auratus strain Wakin unplaced genomic scaffold, ASM336829v1 scaf_tig00042780, whole genome shotgun sequence includes these proteins:
- the LOC113086155 gene encoding polymeric immunoglobulin receptor-like isoform X2, which produces MYRFTETRVLSSVKMMKTLLFFTICLIKGHMGDDADAVTGISGGSVIINCLYNPETTKEQRAKSFCKVSGSECTTMTEENNDLWIPEERFSLTDDNTVGLISVLIRNLTVNDSGTYRCKADSKSIQEKKLEVTEESCCGTSEEQSAYLGGTAVIRCRYPEKYNSSLMQLLKLQNGSLIACFTLGGAIDPRFSLNENKQEQVFTVTIVNVSRHDDGVYFCGARVTNNQRKIAYSPLFTEIQLHVTDQEQRDSSVLSDLHVIIITVCVCLVVVLAGGLSVLLLKRRCKKTQDQRSTGDNDEEVSSVYYATITASGNTSLDTSAQETLRLNTVYDTAHLPTNPSDSDFYSLAEQPKI; this is translated from the exons ATGTACAGATTCACAGAAACGAGAGTTTTATCATCAGTGAAGATGATGAAGACCCTTCTCTTCTTCACAATCTGTCTGATTAAAG GTCACATGGGTGATGATGCTGACGCTGTGACTGGCATCTCAGGAGGAAGTGTCATCATCAACTGTCTATATAACCCTGAAACAACTAAAGAACAACGTGCAAAAAGCTTCTGCAAAGTGTCAGGCAGTGAATGTACAACCATGACAgaagaaaataatgatttatgGATCCCAGAAGAGAGATTCTCTCTGACTGATGATAACACTGTGGGTTTGATTAGTGTGCTCATTAGAAACCTGACTGTAAATGACAGCGGTACGTACAGATGTAAAGCTGACAGTAAATCTATTCAGGAGAAGAAATTAGAAGTGACAGAAG AGTCGTGTTGTGGGACATCAGAGGAACAGTCTGCTTATTTAGGAGGAACTGCTGTCATCCGCTGTAGATATCCAGAGAAATATAACAGTAGTTTAATGCAGCTGTTAAAACTCCAGAATGGATCACTGATTGCTTGTTTCACACTTGGAGGTGCAATCGATCCTAGATTTTCTCTGAATGAGAACAAACAGGAGCAAGTCTTTACTGTGACTATCGTGAACGTGAGCAGACATGATGATGGGGTTTATTTCTGTGGAGCACGTGTCACAAACAATCAAAGAAAGATCGCCTACAGTCCACTTTTCACTGAGATTCAGCTTCATGTCACAG ATCAAGAGCAAAGAGATTCTTCAGTCCTGTCTG ATCTCCACGTCATCAtcattacagtgtgtgtgtgtttggttgtggtGTTAGCCGGAGGACTGAGTGTGTTGTTGCTCAAGCGGAGGTGTAAGAAAACACAAG ATCAGAGGAGCACAGGAGATAATGATGAG GAAGTTTCATCTGTTTATTATGCAACGATCACAGCCTCTGGAAACACATCATTAGACACATCTGCTCAGGAAACTCTCCGATTAAACACAGTTTACGACACGGCACATTTACCCACAAACCCCTCTGACAGTGACTTCTACTCTTTGGCTGAACAGCCcaaaatatga
- the LOC113086155 gene encoding polymeric immunoglobulin receptor-like isoform X1, with amino-acid sequence MYRFTETRVLSSVKMMKTLLFFTICLIKGHMGDDADAVTGISGGSVIINCLYNPETTKEQRAKSFCKVSGSECTTMTEENNDLWIPEERFSLTDDNTVGLISVLIRNLTVNDSGTYRCKADSKSIQEKKLEVTEESCCGTSEEQSAYLGGTAVIRCRYPEKYNSSLMQLLKLQNGSLIACFTLGGAIDPRFSLNENKQEQVFTVTIVNVSRHDDGVYFCGARVTNNQRKIAYSPLFTEIQLHVTDQEQRDSSVLSDLHVIIITVCVCLVVVLAGGLSVLLLKRRCKKTQGSGSSDQRSTGDNDEEVSSVYYATITASGNTSLDTSAQETLRLNTVYDTAHLPTNPSDSDFYSLAEQPKI; translated from the exons ATGTACAGATTCACAGAAACGAGAGTTTTATCATCAGTGAAGATGATGAAGACCCTTCTCTTCTTCACAATCTGTCTGATTAAAG GTCACATGGGTGATGATGCTGACGCTGTGACTGGCATCTCAGGAGGAAGTGTCATCATCAACTGTCTATATAACCCTGAAACAACTAAAGAACAACGTGCAAAAAGCTTCTGCAAAGTGTCAGGCAGTGAATGTACAACCATGACAgaagaaaataatgatttatgGATCCCAGAAGAGAGATTCTCTCTGACTGATGATAACACTGTGGGTTTGATTAGTGTGCTCATTAGAAACCTGACTGTAAATGACAGCGGTACGTACAGATGTAAAGCTGACAGTAAATCTATTCAGGAGAAGAAATTAGAAGTGACAGAAG AGTCGTGTTGTGGGACATCAGAGGAACAGTCTGCTTATTTAGGAGGAACTGCTGTCATCCGCTGTAGATATCCAGAGAAATATAACAGTAGTTTAATGCAGCTGTTAAAACTCCAGAATGGATCACTGATTGCTTGTTTCACACTTGGAGGTGCAATCGATCCTAGATTTTCTCTGAATGAGAACAAACAGGAGCAAGTCTTTACTGTGACTATCGTGAACGTGAGCAGACATGATGATGGGGTTTATTTCTGTGGAGCACGTGTCACAAACAATCAAAGAAAGATCGCCTACAGTCCACTTTTCACTGAGATTCAGCTTCATGTCACAG ATCAAGAGCAAAGAGATTCTTCAGTCCTGTCTG ATCTCCACGTCATCAtcattacagtgtgtgtgtgtttggttgtggtGTTAGCCGGAGGACTGAGTGTGTTGTTGCTCAAGCGGAGGTGTAAGAAAACACAAG GCTCAGGCTCGTCAGATCAGAGGAGCACAGGAGATAATGATGAG GAAGTTTCATCTGTTTATTATGCAACGATCACAGCCTCTGGAAACACATCATTAGACACATCTGCTCAGGAAACTCTCCGATTAAACACAGTTTACGACACGGCACATTTACCCACAAACCCCTCTGACAGTGACTTCTACTCTTTGGCTGAACAGCCcaaaatatga
- the LOC113086155 gene encoding polymeric immunoglobulin receptor-like isoform X3: MYRFTETRVLSSVKMMKTLLFFTICLIKGHMGDDADAVTGISGGSVIINCLYNPETTKEQRAKSFCKVSGSECTTMTEENNDLWIPEERFSLTDDNTVGLISVLIRNLTVNDSGTYRCKADSKSIQEKKLEVTEESCCGTSEEQSAYLGGTAVIRCRYPEKYNSSLMQLLKLQNGSLIACFTLGGAIDPRFSLNENKQEQVFTVTIVNVSRHDDGVYFCGARVTNNQRKIAYSPLFTEIQLHVTDLHVIIITVCVCLVVVLAGGLSVLLLKRRCKKTQGSGSSDQRSTGDNDEEVSSVYYATITASGNTSLDTSAQETLRLNTVYDTAHLPTNPSDSDFYSLAEQPKI, translated from the exons ATGTACAGATTCACAGAAACGAGAGTTTTATCATCAGTGAAGATGATGAAGACCCTTCTCTTCTTCACAATCTGTCTGATTAAAG GTCACATGGGTGATGATGCTGACGCTGTGACTGGCATCTCAGGAGGAAGTGTCATCATCAACTGTCTATATAACCCTGAAACAACTAAAGAACAACGTGCAAAAAGCTTCTGCAAAGTGTCAGGCAGTGAATGTACAACCATGACAgaagaaaataatgatttatgGATCCCAGAAGAGAGATTCTCTCTGACTGATGATAACACTGTGGGTTTGATTAGTGTGCTCATTAGAAACCTGACTGTAAATGACAGCGGTACGTACAGATGTAAAGCTGACAGTAAATCTATTCAGGAGAAGAAATTAGAAGTGACAGAAG AGTCGTGTTGTGGGACATCAGAGGAACAGTCTGCTTATTTAGGAGGAACTGCTGTCATCCGCTGTAGATATCCAGAGAAATATAACAGTAGTTTAATGCAGCTGTTAAAACTCCAGAATGGATCACTGATTGCTTGTTTCACACTTGGAGGTGCAATCGATCCTAGATTTTCTCTGAATGAGAACAAACAGGAGCAAGTCTTTACTGTGACTATCGTGAACGTGAGCAGACATGATGATGGGGTTTATTTCTGTGGAGCACGTGTCACAAACAATCAAAGAAAGATCGCCTACAGTCCACTTTTCACTGAGATTCAGCTTCATGTCACAG ATCTCCACGTCATCAtcattacagtgtgtgtgtgtttggttgtggtGTTAGCCGGAGGACTGAGTGTGTTGTTGCTCAAGCGGAGGTGTAAGAAAACACAAG GCTCAGGCTCGTCAGATCAGAGGAGCACAGGAGATAATGATGAG GAAGTTTCATCTGTTTATTATGCAACGATCACAGCCTCTGGAAACACATCATTAGACACATCTGCTCAGGAAACTCTCCGATTAAACACAGTTTACGACACGGCACATTTACCCACAAACCCCTCTGACAGTGACTTCTACTCTTTGGCTGAACAGCCcaaaatatga